From the genome of Gemmatimonadota bacterium:
GCGGCGCACGCTCCGCGTGATCGCGTTCAACGACTTCCACGGCGCGCTGGAGAAGCGGCCCGACGGCAACGCGGGCAATCGTGGTGGTGCGGCCGAGCTCGGGGCGATGATCGCGCGCGCGCGCGCCGAGTGCGCGCCGACCTGTGTGCCGATCGTCCTGCACGGCGGCGACCTCTTCCAGGGGACGCCGGCGTCGAACCTCGCGTTCGGGCGCACGGTGGTGCCGGTGCTCGACGCGTTCGGCGTGATGGCGGGCGCGATGGGCAATCATGAGTTCGACTGGACGCAGGACACGCTGCGCGCCCGGATGGCGGAGCTGCACTCGCCGATCCTCGGCGCCAACGTCACCTACGCCGACGGCCGCGACGTGCCGTGGATCCCCGACGACACGCTGCTCACGGTCGAGGGCGCGCGGATCGGCGTGATCGGCATCGCCGACCCGGAGACGCCGACGACGACGATGCCCAAGCACGTGGCGGACCTGCGCTTCGTCGACCCGGCGCCGGTGATCCGGCAGCGCGCGGCGGCGCTCCGCGCCCGCGGCGCGGAGCTGGTGATCGTCGTCGCGCACATGGGCGGGTTCTGCGACCGCGCCGATCCCGACAAGTGCACGGGGGACATCTTCGACCTCGCGCGCGCCCTCTCGCCAGACGACGTGCAGGCGATCGTGAGCGGACACACGCACTCGCCGGTCGGGACGGTCGTCAACAACATCCCCATCGTGCAGGCCCGCTCGAGCGCTCGCGCGCTCGGCGTGATCGACCTGCCGCTGGGCTGGGCCGCCTCGCACGCCGGGCGCCCCAGCCTCTGGTCGGTCACGAGCGACAGCATCACGCCCGATCCGGCCGTCGCGGCGCTCGTGCGCCAGGCGATGGCCTCGGTGGCCGACCGCATCTCGGCGAAGGTGGTGGACCTCGACGCACCGCTGCCGCGCGAAGGGAACCAGTACGCGCTCGGGAACCTGATCGCCGACGCGCAGCGGATCGCGGGGCGCGGCGACATCGGCGTGATGAACAACGGCGGCATTCGCACCGGGGTGCGCGCGGGCACCGTGACCTGGGGCGACCTCTACGAGGTGCAGCCGTTCGGCAACCGCCTCGTCGCGGTGACCATCAAGGGGGACGCTCTCCGGCGCTACCTCGAGGCGCTGGTGGACAGCGACTCGCCTCGGTATCACGTGAGCGGCGTGCGGATGGAGTTCGATCCGACCGCCCCGCGCGGCCAGCGGTTGCGGCAGGTGACGCTCTCCGACCGGTCGCGGCTCGATGACCGGAAGAAGTACCGCGTGATCATGACCGACTTCATGGCCTCGGGCGGCGACGGCGCGCAGCTGGCGCGCGACGCGGTGATCGAGGAACTCAACCGCCTGGACCTCGACGTCCTGGTGGACCACCTGCGGGCCACGCCCGGCGGCCGCTTCACGCCGACCGACGCGCTGAAGGCGCCGCGCATCACGACCATCCGATGACCGAATCCTTGCGCGTCTTCGTCAACGGCGCGGGCGTCTCCGTGCCCCCCGGCAGCACCGTCCTCGACGCGGTGCTCGCCGCCGACCCCGCCGCCGCCGACGCGGTGCGCGGCGGCACGCGCGCCGTCGCCGACAGTCGAGGCATCGTCGTCCCGCCCGAGACCGTCGTCTCGGGGGGCTACGTCATGCGCCTCGTCTCCGCCCGGCAGAAGGCCGACGCCGCCGACGTGGAATGACGCGCGTCACGAGTGAGCTGATCCGCCGCATCCCCAAGGCGGAGCTGCACTGCCATCTCGACGGCTCGGTGCGGCCGGCGACGCTGCTCGACCTCGCGCGCGACCAGCGCAAGCGGATGCCCCGCGACGACGCCGACGCCCTCGCCGAGTTCATGCGCGTGGACGATGCGCGCAACCTCGAGGAGTACCTCGAGCGCTTCAGCATCACGCTCTCGGTGATGCAGCAGGCCGAGGCGATGGAGCGGATCGCGTACGAGCTCGCGGAGGACGCGGCGAAGGAGGGGATCCGCTACCTCGAGACGCGCTATGCGCCGATCCTCAACATCCACGAGGGGCTCTCGCTCGAGGCGGTCGTGGAAGCGTCGCTGCGCGGCCTCGCGCGCGCCGAGCGCGAGCACGGCATCGTCTCGAAGCTCGTCATCTGCGCCATCCGCAACATGCCGCCGACCGCGTCGCTCGAGCTCGCCTGGCTCGCGGTGGACTTCAAGGGTGAAGGGGTCGTGGGCTTCGACCTCGCCGGCGGCGAGATCGGCAATCCGGCCTCGGCGCACGCGCAGGCCTTCCTGCATTGCGAGGAGAACGGCCTCCCCTGTACCTGCCACGCGGGCGAAGGCGACGGCGCGGGCTCGATCGCGCAGGCGATGCACACCTGCCACGCGCACCGGATCGGCCACGGCACGCACCTCATCGATGACCCGGCGCTCATGGCCGAGGCGAAGGCGAGCGGCGTCGCGATCGAGTGCTGCCTCACGAGCAACGTGCAGACGCGGGCCACGGCGTCCTATGACACGCATCCGCTCCGGCAGTACTTCGACGCGGGACTGCAGGTGTCGATCAACACCGACAACCGCTTGATGAGCGGGACCGACCTCGTCACCGAGTACGGCCTCGCGGCGAAGCACCTCGGGTTCACGTTCGACGAACTGCTGCGCCTCGCGCGGCAGGGCTTCACGAACGGCTTCCTTCCCGACGCCGAGAAGCAGGCGCTGCTCGCGCGGGTGGACGCCGACATCGCCGCGTTGCGGCGGGAGGTCCGATGACCGGTGCGTCCTCGCATGGGCAGGACGACGCGGCGCGCGCCGCTGCCGCGGTGCGCGAGCGGCTCGGCGTGCGCACGCCGGCGGCGGCGATCGTCCTCGGCTCCGGGCTCGGCGCGCTCGCCGACCGCGTGACCGACGCGACGCGCGTGCCGTACGCGGAGATCCCCGGCTTCCATGCGCCGAAGGTCGAAGGGCATCGCGGTGAGCTCATCCGCGGGATGCTCGGCGGGCGCGAGGTGCTGCTGCTCGCCGGGCGCTTCCATATGTACGAGGGCCACGACGCGCGCGAGGCGGCGTTCCCGGTGCGCGTCGTGCACGCGCTCGGCGCCAAGGTGCTGTTCGTCTCGAACGCGGCGGGTGGCATCCGGCGCACCTTCCGCCCGGGCGACCTGATGCTCATCGCCGATCACCTCAACCTGATGTTCCGCAATCCGCTCATCGGGCCGGCGGAGCCGGGCGAGACGCGCTTCCCCGACATGAGCGCACCGTGGAGCCCGCGGCTCGGCACACTGCTGGAGTCGGCCGCCCGCACCGAGGGGATCGCGCTGCAGCGCGGCGTGTACGCCGGGCTGCTGGGCCCGACCTACGAGACGCCGGCCGAGATCCGCATGCTGGAGCGGATGGGCGCCGACGCGGTGGGGATGAGCACGGTGCCCGAGGTGATCGTCGGGCGCGCGCTGGGGATGGAGGTCGCGGGGATCTCGCTGATCACGAACCCGGCGGCGGGGATCTCGCCGACGCCGCTGAACCACGCCGAAGTGGTGGAGGTCGGCGCGCAGGCGTCGCGCGCGTTCAGCGGATTGGTGGAGCGCTGGGTCGGGCTGCTGTAGCGCGGGGCGCGTCAGCGCGACGGCGGCGAGGGCGGCAGGGCCTGCAGGCGCCGCTTGAACGCCTGGAAGTTCGGCGTGTCCTTGGTCAGGCCACGCAGTTGTCCGGTGGGGATCTTCGCGATGCGGGCGCGGGCGGCGGAGATGCGGGACTCCTCGAGCGGGTGCGACCGGAACCAGCTGTCGAGCGCGTCGGGCTTGGTCTCGCGCTCGGCGAGCAGGATCTGGAACATCTCGGGGATCCCGGCGGGATCGATGCCGGCGGAGACGACGTACTTCACGCCCTCGCCATCGGCCTCGTCCTCGTCGGAGCGCGAGAAGCTCGCGAAGGCGGCGCCGGCGCCGATCTGGATGGCGGCCGAACTCGCCTGGTTGTTGCAGATGCTGGTGAGGACGCAGACCGCGGTGAGG
Proteins encoded in this window:
- a CDS encoding (2Fe-2S)-binding protein; protein product: MTESLRVFVNGAGVSVPPGSTVLDAVLAADPAAADAVRGGTRAVADSRGIVVPPETVVSGGYVMRLVSARQKADAADVE
- the add gene encoding adenosine deaminase, with product MTRVTSELIRRIPKAELHCHLDGSVRPATLLDLARDQRKRMPRDDADALAEFMRVDDARNLEEYLERFSITLSVMQQAEAMERIAYELAEDAAKEGIRYLETRYAPILNIHEGLSLEAVVEASLRGLARAEREHGIVSKLVICAIRNMPPTASLELAWLAVDFKGEGVVGFDLAGGEIGNPASAHAQAFLHCEENGLPCTCHAGEGDGAGSIAQAMHTCHAHRIGHGTHLIDDPALMAEAKASGVAIECCLTSNVQTRATASYDTHPLRQYFDAGLQVSINTDNRLMSGTDLVTEYGLAAKHLGFTFDELLRLARQGFTNGFLPDAEKQALLARVDADIAALRREVR
- a CDS encoding purine-nucleoside phosphorylase → MTGASSHGQDDAARAAAAVRERLGVRTPAAAIVLGSGLGALADRVTDATRVPYAEIPGFHAPKVEGHRGELIRGMLGGREVLLLAGRFHMYEGHDAREAAFPVRVVHALGAKVLFVSNAAGGIRRTFRPGDLMLIADHLNLMFRNPLIGPAEPGETRFPDMSAPWSPRLGTLLESAARTEGIALQRGVYAGLLGPTYETPAEIRMLERMGADAVGMSTVPEVIVGRALGMEVAGISLITNPAAGISPTPLNHAEVVEVGAQASRAFSGLVERWVGLL
- a CDS encoding M48 family metalloprotease, translated to MRLLKTLALSALVSGCAVSTQQEVEMGAGYAQQISKELPLVQDAELNRYINVLGDSIARIADSRNLDWRFFIVDSKDVNAFAVPGGFIYVNRGLIERATNMAQVAGVLGHEIGHVTMRHSIQQMQKAQGANVGLTAVCVLTSICNNQASSAAIQIGAGAAFASFSRSDEDEADGEGVKYVVSAGIDPAGIPEMFQILLAERETKPDALDSWFRSHPLEESRISAARARIAKIPTGQLRGLTKDTPNFQAFKRRLQALPPSPPSR